Proteins co-encoded in one Garra rufa chromosome 21, GarRuf1.0, whole genome shotgun sequence genomic window:
- the msh4 gene encoding mutS protein homolog 4 codes for MLRSSTEEVTPCSSSEAGPSSSTVTPYNLSDYLTRRQHDPPTSSVLLTSHGSDDVRNSLCAGSSTATDTGAQAAVFTDTTPTGAQRLLNITGRADRITSSVGSSVFSWSSSTPHLRATPALSNLGRTPQRDLSMTTSSSASASHAASVIMAVVEGRGLARGEIGIASINVKCPELVLSQFADTGTYAKVITKLHNLMPLEVLMPDTSSVKGQGTKLYNLIKNTFPSVTFTAVMRKYFNEKKGLEYLQQLCVPEFSTVLMEVQTKYYCLASASALLKYVEFVQNSIYAPKSLKMIFTGSEQTAMIDTISAINLELVVNHRDHRSKHTLFGVLNYTMTAGGERRLRSNILEPLLNVVTINSRLDTIQELLQNEELFFGLKNAIAHFLDIDDLLSALVQVPKQETIPVAEAKITQIIQLKHILELVPSLKVILSQSKTALLEAHYTSLEDSRFNMILDQIKSLINDDTSYTKGSLAMRTQKCYAVRPNVSEFLDIARRAYTEVVDDIAGLVAQLGEKYNLPLRTSFSKARGFFIQMRLEGGVLPGGTLPEEFIKVTKQKNNYGFTTVDLVKMNDHCEEALKDIFHMSYVVVSRLLNDVYEHIHCLYKLSDAVSMLDMLLSLAHACTVSDYVRPEFTDTLAIKQGRHPILERISGQQPISNDSYISEGSNFVIITGPNMSGKSTYLKQVALCQIMAQIGSFLPAEFASVRIADQIFTRIGVDDDFETNSSTFMVEMKEVSYIIHNASAKSLIIIDELGRGTSPEEGIGICHSVCEFLINLKAFTLFATHYLELCQLQTLYPNVENQHMQVQHVRSEDGRAERVVYTYQLTRGHSEERNYGIRAAEMTSLPSDIIQEAKTIAATISQKLWAKHHSDPATVKQKAVYRLATRLLQTARNSRLDSESLRHFLKGLKRQYEAEIQSATESVENEE; via the exons ATGTTGCGCAGCAGCACTGAAGAGGTGACACCATGTTCGAGCTCTGAAGCCGGACCGAGCAGCAGCACTGTGACCCCATATAACCTGAGCGACTACCTAACCCGTAGACAGCATGATCCTCCAACATCTTCTGTCCTGCTGACTTCACACGGATCCGATGATGTCAGGAACAGTCTGTGTGCAGGATCAAGCACTGCCACTGATACTGGTGCTCAGGCAGCTGTGTTCACAGACACAACACCGACTGGAG CTCAGCGCCTGCTGAATATCACTGGAAGAGCAGACAGGATCACCTCATCTGTTGGTTCATCTGTCTTTTCCTGGAGCTCCAGCACTCCACATCTGAGGGCCACGCCTGCACTCTCAAACCTTGGTCGAACCCCTCAGAGAGACCTCAGCA TGACAACATCTTCATCTGCGTCTGCATCTCATGCGGCCTCTGTGATAATGGCTGTGGTGGAGGGACGTGGTTTAGCTCGAGGGGAGATTGGTATAGCCAGTATCAATGTGAAATGCCCAGAACTGGTGCTCTCACAGTTCGCAGACACTGGAACTTATGCGAAG GTAATTACCAAGCTGCATAACCTGATGCCTCTGGAGGTTCTGATGCCCGACACTTCTAGTGTAAAAGGACAAGGAACCAAACTCTACAACCTCATCAAAAACACTTTTCCG TCAGTCACATTCACTGCTGTTATGAGGAAGTACTTCAATGAGAAGAAGGGCCTGGAGTACCTACAGCAGCTCTGTGTCCCTGAGTTTAGCACTGTCCTGATGGAGGTGCAAACCAA ATACTACTGCTTGGCTTCTGCATCTGCCTTGCTAAAGTACGTTGAGTTTGTCCAGAACTCAATATATGCTCCTAAGTCACTGAAAATGATCTTCACTGGCAGTGAGCAGACAGCCATGATTGACACAATATCAGCCATCAACTTGGAACTAGTAGTAAACCACAGAGATCACAG AAGTAAACACACTCTGTTTGGGGTGTTGAACTACACTATGACTGCTGGTGGGGAGCGAAGGTTACGCTCCAATATTCTTGAGCCCCTGCTGAATGTGGTCACTATCAACTCACGCCTGGACACCATACAG GAGCTGCTGCAAAATGAGGAGCTTTTCTTTGGTCTGAAGAATG CCATTGCACACTTCCTGGATATAGATGATCTGCTGTCCGCTCTTGTTCAGGTCCCAAAGCAAGAGACA ATACCAGTGGCTGAAGCAAAAATAACGCAAATAATTCAGCTGAAGCACATTCTGGAACTCGTCCCATCATTGAAG GTGATTCTGTCACAGTCCAAAACAGCCTTGTTGGAAGCACATTACACCTCACTTGAAGACAGCAG GTTCAACATGATTTTGGATCAGATCAAATCACTGATTAATGATGACACCAGCTACACAAAAGGCAGTTTGGCAATGCGCACACAGAAGTGCTATGCTGTGCGGCCCAACGTCAGTGAATTCTTAGATATTGCACGGCGAGCCTACACGGAGGTGGTAGATGACATAGCAG GATTGGTGGCTCAGCTTGGAGAGAAGTACAACCTACCCCTCCGGACAAGTTTCAGCAAAGCACGTGGCTTCTTTATACAGATGAGGCTGGAGGGCGGGGTCTTACCTGGGGGGACATTACCAGAGGAGTTCATCAAA GTGACCAAACAGAAGAACAACTATGGGTTCACCACTGTGGACCTAGTGAAAATGAATGACCACTGTGAGGAGGCTTTGAAAGACATTTTCCACATGTCTTACGT GGTGGTGTCCAGGTTACTGAATGATGTCTATGAACACATCCACTGCCTGTACAAACTGTCTGATGCTGTGTCAATGCTGGACATGCTGCTTTCTTTGGCTCATGCTTGCACTGTCTCAGATTACG TGCGTCCTGAGTTCACTGATACGCTGGCAATAAAGCAGGGTCGCCACCCAATCTTGGAGCGCATTTCTGGGCAACAACCAATCTCCAACGACAGCTATATCTCTGAGGGAAGCAATTTTGTGATCATAACAGGCCCCAACATGAGTGGCAAGTCCACCTACCTCAAACAGGTGGCCCTCTGCCAGATAATGGCTCAGATAG GATCCTTTCTGCCAGCGGAGTTCGCCTCTGTTCGAATTGCCGATCAGATATTCACCAGAATAGGAGTAGACGATGACTTTGAGACCAACTCCTCCACATTTATGGTTGAGATGAAAGAG GTCTCTTACATCATCCACAACGCAAGCGCCAAGTCACTCATCATCATTGATGAGCTGGGCCGAGGCACCAGTCCGGAGGAAGGCATTGGTATCTGCCACAGTGTCTGTGAATTCCTCATCAATCTTAAG GCTTTCACACTCTTTGCCACGCACTATCTGGAGCTGTGCCAGTTGCAAACTCTTTACCCCAATGTGGAGAACCAGCACATGCAGGTTCAGCACGTCCGCTCAGAAGATGGCAGAGCAGAGAGGGTTGTCTACACATACCAGCTCACCCGAGGCCATTCAGAGGAGCGCAACTACG GTATAAGAGCAGCGGAGATGACCAGTTTACCATCAGACATTATTCAGGAAGCCAAAACAATCGCAGCTACGATCAGCCAAAAGCTGTGG GCCAAGCATCATAGTGACCCTGCCACGGTCAAACAGAAGGCAGTCTATCGCCTAGCCACCAGACTGCTGCAGACGGCCCGTAACTCACGGCTGGATTCAGAGAGCCTACGCCATTTCCTGAAGGGGTTGAAGAGACAGTATGAGGCTGAAATTCAAAGTGCTACAGAGTCTGTAGAGAATGAGGAATGA